One genomic segment of Sminthopsis crassicaudata isolate SCR6 chromosome 2, ASM4859323v1, whole genome shotgun sequence includes these proteins:
- the PSMB5 gene encoding proteasome subunit beta type-5, with product MALASVLESPLPVNGVGFFGLGGRSDLLDLGPGAPGDGLSLAAPSWGAPDEPGIELLHGTTTLAFKFRHGVIVAVDSRATAGAYIASQTVKKVIEINPYLLGTMAGGAADCSFWERLLARQCRIYELRNKERISVAAASKLLANMVYQYKGMGLSMGTMICGWDKRGPGLYYVDSEGNRISGVTFSVGSGSVYAYGVMDRGYSFDLTVEEAYDLARRAIYQATYRDAYSGGVVNLYHVREDGWIRVSSDNVADLNDKYQGSAL from the exons ATGGCGCTCGCCAGCGTGTTGGAGAGTCCGCTGCCTGTGAACGGAGTCGGGTTTTTCGGGCTCGGGGGTCGCTCAGACCTTCTGGACCTGGGTCCAGGGGCTCCCGGAGATGGGCTGAGCCTGGCGGCCCCCAGCTGGGGTGCCCCGGACGAGCCGGGGATCGAGCTTCTTCACGGAACCACCACTCTGGCCTTCAAG TTTCGGCATGGCGTCATTGTTGCCGTGGACTCCCGGGCCACAGCTGGAGCTTACATCGCCTCCCAGACAGTGAAGAAGGTGATCGAGATCAACCCTTACCTGCTAGGCACCATGGCTGGGGGAGCTGCGGACTGCAGCTTCTGGGAGCGCCTCCTGGCCCGGCAGTGCCGCATCTACGAGCTCCGGAACAAGGAGCGCATCTCCGTGGCAGCCGCCTCCAAGCTGCTGGCCAACATGGTGTATCAGTACAAAGGCATGGGGCTGTCCATGGGCACCATGATCTGTGGCTGGGACAAGCGGGGGCCCG GCCTGTACTACGTGGACAGTGAGGGAAACCGTATCTCTGGAGTCACCTTTTCTGTAGGTTCTGGTTCTGTCTATGCTTATGGGGTTATGGATCGGGGCTACTCATTTGACCTAACTGTGGAAGAGGCCTATGACCTGGCCAGAAGAGCTATCTATCAGGCTACCTATCGGGATGCCTACTCAGGAGGTGTGGTCAATCTCTACCATGTCCGAGAAGATGGCTGGATCCGTGTCTCCAGTGACAACGTAGCTGATCTCAATGACAAGTATCAGGGATCGGCCCTCTGA